From one Dermacentor silvarum isolate Dsil-2018 chromosome 3, BIME_Dsil_1.4, whole genome shotgun sequence genomic stretch:
- the LOC119444450 gene encoding uncharacterized protein LOC119444450, whose amino-acid sequence MAPSSVASTTSPVRIFSKVRTSKLSRNSKQVIANVYARTRQRFPEKSVREVLSAVSEDTGVSPRTVAKFKAERLRGPFVSPKKRPRDVKISSSRTVKHDSFTVHAIRLKVHSMYAKREIPTLDSVLKAVNEDDDLPNFKKTTLWRLMKDIGFMFDKRKRNLALIERSDIIAWRRRYLRAIKEFRRQGRCVIYLDETWVNAGHTKEYVWQDKTVKSAHDAFLKGLSTGLVAPSGKGARLILVHAGSSATGFVQGAADYFRAKKGNNADYHSEMDGKYFEKWFTDKLLPNIPANSIVVMDNAPYHSVALEKAPTKSTRKADIQLWLTKKGVPWSQDMVRAELLELSRKVNTPTIVHRIDTLAATHGHEVLRVPPYHCEFNPIELVWSQVKWYIAKRNTCFTLAEVEKLLPEALASVSQENWQNGCAHVEQVEAEAWERDMIVDSEIEPLVFSICDSCNSSSDESSAHFSDEDLSGIEELV is encoded by the exons ATGGCGCCGAGCTCTGTGGCCTCGACTACCTCTCCTGTGCGCATTTTTTCAAAGGTTCGTACATCGAAGTTGTCAAGGAACTCCAAGCAAGTTATTGCAAATGTGTACGCTCGTACCAGGCAGCGTTTCCCGGAGAAGTCTGTTCGGGAAGTACTGAGCGCTGTGAGCGAGGACACCGGAGTATCTCCCCGTACCGTCGCGAAATTCAAAGCGGAGCGTCTGCGTGGGCCTTTCGTGTCTCCGAAGAAAAGACCTCGCGACGTGAAGATTTCAAGCTCGCGAACAGTCAAACATGACAGCTTCACAGTCCATGCCATCCGTCTGAAAGTGCACAGCATGTACGCCAAGAGGGAGATCCCAACACTGGACAGTGTGCTAAAGGCTGTCAACGAAGACGACGACTTGCCGAACTTCAAGAAAACGACCTTGTGGAGGTTAATGAAAGACATTGGCTTCATGTTTGATAAGAGGAAACGGAATCTTGCGCTGATCGAGCGCAGTGACATCATTGCCTGGCGCCGCAGGTACCTGCGGGCGATCAAGGAATTCCGAAGACAGGGCAG GTGCGTCATCTACTTAGATGAAACGTGGGTGAATGCAGGGCACACGAAGGAATACGTCTGGCAGGACAAGACTGTGAAGTCAGCTCATGATGCTTTCCTGAAAGGTCTGTCGACAGGATTGGTCGCGCCCTCGGGCAAAGGGGCCCGTTTGATCCTTGTACATGCTGGGAGCAGTGCAACAGGTTTCGTCCAAGGAGCTGCTGACTACTTCCGAGCAAAAAAGGGGAACAACGCTGACTACCACTCTGAGATGGACGGAAAGTACTTCGAGAAGTGGTTCACTGACAAGCTTTTGCCAAACATTCCGGCCAATAGCATTGTAGTCATGGACAATGCTCCATACCACAGCGTAGCTCTTGAAAAGGCACCTACCAAGTCTACGCGCAAAGCTGATATTCAGCTTTGGCTCACAAAGAAAGGTGTTCCATGGTCACAGGACATGGTGAGAGCTGAGCTGCTGGAACTTTCGCGAAAGGTCAACACACCCACCATTGTGCACCGCATCGACACTCTGGCGGCTACCCATGGCCACGAAGTGCTTCGTGTACCACCATACCACTGCGAGTTCAATCCAATTGAACTTGTTTGGAGCCAAGTGAAGTGGTACATCGCAAAACGTAACACGTGTTTCACTTTGGCTGAAGTTGAAAAACTCCTGCCGGAAGCATTGGCATCTGTAAGCCAGGAAAACTGGCAAAACGGCTGTGCTCATGTAGAGCAAGTTGAGGCCGAAGCGTGGGAACGTGACATGATTGTCGACAGTGAAATTGAACCACTTGTCTTCAGCATTTGTGATTCGTGCAACTCCTCCTCCGATGAGTCGAGTGCTCATTTCAGTGATGAAGACTTAAGTGGCATCGAGGAACTTGTTTGA